The sequence AGGTAAAGATCGACTGGCTGGCTACCGGTATCACCCGCGTGCATTTCTTAGGCGGATGGGTTAACCGTAAACAGGACGCGTTTTCAGTCCGTAATTTCAGTGGTTTTAATTCTCGGCTTTCTGTCGACTGGTCACCGAGCGCAAAAGTCGACGTGACTGTTTCTGCCTGGCGAGAGATCGGTGCCGTGGATGACCTCACGTCCGTCTATTCTTTGAACCGTGGTGAAAGCATTGCGGCAAGTTGGCATTATTCTGAAAAGGTTCGCCTCGTAGCGCAATACAAATATGAAAAGAGAGACTTCAGCCAGTCGACCGATTCAGGTGCGCTTGGAGTTGATCCCAACGACGCATTGCGCAATCTGGCATTGACGTTAGTCTACAAACCGACGCTACGTTGGGAGATTCAGTTATCTGCCACCCGTAGCACCCAAACCGTATCAAACTTTACTGGCGGTGGTTATTCAAGCAATGCAGTGATGCTGAATACACGCTACACCTTCTAAAGGGGCGACAAAATGACAGAGAACGACATTCCTCTTGTTTCATTTTTCAAGCGGATGCTTGATCCGATGATTATTCTTGGTTTGTTGTATCTCGTCATCGTGTCCGAAGGCGAGTTATTTACCGGGAGTTATCTGCTGCTGATGATTCTCGCTTTTTTTATTTCCTCTTACACCTTCGACCAGATCGATCTTTACCGCACGCAGCACTTAGGAAATCGGCTTGCTTATGCGGGGGATATTTTTCTGGGGTGGGCAATCATTGTCGCGATTTTAATGTTGATCGGACAGGCTACCGGACTGCGATATGAATTCTCTGACCGCGTCATATTGCTCTGGATTACGCTTGCACCGTTTGCATTGTTACTGAGTCGCGCCACTGCTTATGGATTGGTGTTCAACACCCGAAAAGAGCATGTAATACGTTCGGCGGTCATCATCGGTTCCAATGACCCGGGTGGCGATTTGCTCAGACGCCTGGAGTCACCACGAAATGCAGGAGTCGAGATGCGCGGATATTTTGACGACCGCGATCAATCCACTCGCCCGGCCGGACTCGACTGCACCTATCTGGGAGCGCTTGAGGAAGTCGGCGCCTATGTCAGCACCCAAAGAATCAAGACCATTTTTATTTGTTTGCCCATGTCGGCGAATCCTCGCATCATGACGTTACTGGATGTATTACGCGATACCACCGCATCGGTGTACTTTATTCCTGACATTTATACCTTCGATCTGATGCGTGCACGCCTGGATCATGTAGGTGGAATACCGGTAATCGGCGTATGCGAAACACCTTTCATGGGATTGAGCAGTCTGGTGAAACGCGGCAGCGATATTGTTCTGGCGCTGATGATTCAGATCATGCTGCTGCCGATCATGTTGTTGATTGCCATCGGCGTCAAATTATCGTCGCCAGGCCCGATCATTTTTGCTCAACGCCGTTATGGATTGAATGGTGAAGAGATTGTCGTTTATAAATTTCGCTCCATGGCAGTTTGCGAAGATGGACCGGTGGTCGAACAAGCGAAAAAGAATGATGCCAGAGTCACGCGATTCGGTGCCTTTCTACGGCGAACTTCGTTGGACGAATTGCCGCAGTTCATTAATGTATTGCAGGGCCGCATGAGTATCGTAGGTCCGCGTCCACATGCGGTGGCACACAATGAAATGTATCGCAAGCTGATTAAAGGCTACATGTTGCGACACAAGGTGAAGCCAGGCATTACAGGATGGGCGCAGGTCAATGGCTTGCGCGGGGAGACCGACACCGTCGAAAAGATGCGTTTGCGCATTCAGTTTGATCTGGAATATCTGCAGAACTGGTCGCTTGCACTCGATCTGTTGATTATCTTGCGGACCGTCAAGGAAGTGTTAAAAAAAGATAGCGCCTATTAGCTGGCAACAAGATGGACTGCGGGAAGAAATGCCGCATGGTGTTGCAAATCAAAACGTCAGGGATAGGCACACGTTGTTTTTTGATAGCGTCAAAGTCATGGTGTGATGTGGACCTTTTTTTTGGAGAAGGAACATGCAAAAAATCATATTAGCAGTGGTTCTTGCGTTCGCAGCGCACTGCAGTTGCGCGTTTGCAGCGACACCCACTTTTCAGCTTGCGCCAGGCCCAGTGTGGAT is a genomic window of Glaciimonas sp. PAMC28666 containing:
- a CDS encoding undecaprenyl-phosphate glucose phosphotransferase; protein product: MTENDIPLVSFFKRMLDPMIILGLLYLVIVSEGELFTGSYLLLMILAFFISSYTFDQIDLYRTQHLGNRLAYAGDIFLGWAIIVAILMLIGQATGLRYEFSDRVILLWITLAPFALLLSRATAYGLVFNTRKEHVIRSAVIIGSNDPGGDLLRRLESPRNAGVEMRGYFDDRDQSTRPAGLDCTYLGALEEVGAYVSTQRIKTIFICLPMSANPRIMTLLDVLRDTTASVYFIPDIYTFDLMRARLDHVGGIPVIGVCETPFMGLSSLVKRGSDIVLALMIQIMLLPIMLLIAIGVKLSSPGPIIFAQRRYGLNGEEIVVYKFRSMAVCEDGPVVEQAKKNDARVTRFGAFLRRTSLDELPQFINVLQGRMSIVGPRPHAVAHNEMYRKLIKGYMLRHKVKPGITGWAQVNGLRGETDTVEKMRLRIQFDLEYLQNWSLALDLLIILRTVKEVLKKDSAY